A section of the Oryzias melastigma strain HK-1 linkage group LG14, ASM292280v2, whole genome shotgun sequence genome encodes:
- the mpzl1l gene encoding myelin protein zero-like 1 like isoform X2, with protein MEAKRSKYVSRRILLTGFTLYVALVTEQTCGLEIQADPEVIVQNGTTGVLRCSFKSSEVVTKRTTVTWRFQSNQPSSQFYESPHVIFYFSDGQGYPGPDDFKGRVQFIGDINKRDVSIQLTPTQFSDNGTFFCDVRNPPDVGGTQAETQLRVVLKEALPQKNTGVIVGAVCGALVLLVLIAIAACLVMRVLHNRHEYEGAR; from the exons ATGGAGGCTAAACGGTCGAAATACGTCTCCAGGCGCATTTTATTGACTGGATTTACGCTATATGTCGCATTAG TCACAGAACAGACGTGCGGCCTGGAGATTCAGGCCGACCCCGAGGTGATCGTCCAGAACGGCACCACGGGGGTCCTGCGCTGCAGCTTCAAGTCCAGCGAGGTGGTCACCAAACGCACCACGGTCACCTGGAGGTTCCAGTCCAATCAGCCCAGTAGCCAGTTCTACGAGTCTCCACATGTG attttctatttttccgACGGTCAAGGATATCCTGGACCGGATGATTTCAAAGGCCGAGTTCAGTTTATCGGAGACATCAACAAGAGGGACGTCTCCATCCAGCTGACTCCGACTCAGTTCAGCGACAACGGCACCTTCTTCTGCGACGTCAGGAACCCCCCTGATGTGGGGGGGACGCAGGCAGAGACGCAGCTCAGGGTCGTCTTGAAAG AAGCTCTTCCTCAGAAGAACACCGGCGTCATCGTTGGTGCGGTCTGCGGGGCGTTGGTGCTTCTCGTCCTCATCGCCATCGCCGCCTGCCTCGTCATGAGGGTGCTTCACAACCGCCATGAGTACGAAGG